TGGCCGACGCAGGAGCCGATCGGGTCAATGTTGTCGCTCTCGGTATGGACCGCCACTTTTGATCTGGAGCCGGCTTCGCGGGCGATGGCCTTAATTTCAATGACGTCGCTGGCTATTTCAGGGATTTCCACCTTGAATAATTTTTTCACCAGATTGTCGTTTTTTCTGGAAACGATAATTTCCGGTCCCTTGGTCGTCAAGGAAACGGACACGACGTAAACTTTTAAGCGATCACCGATTTTGTATCTTTCCGAGCGGATTTGTTCTTCTTGCGGCATGATCGTGGTCGCGTGGTCGATGTCGATTACTATATTTCGACCTTCTCTTTTTTGCACCATGCCGTTAAGCAATTCGCCTTCTTTTTCTTTGAATTGCTGATATAAAACATTTCTTTCCGCTTCGCGTAATCGTTGAATGATCACTTGTTTCGCCGTTTGCGCGGCCATGCGGCCGAAATCTCCGGGCAATTCAAGTTTGGTTTTTAAGATGGCGCCGACCTTGGCCGTTTTTTTAAGGGCTTTGGCGTCTTTCAATTCTATTTCGGTTTTCGGATTGAATCTGCGAATATCTTCATGCTCGGGCATGTCTTCCGATTTTACCCCTTGTTCCCGCAAATCTTCTCGTTCCTTTCTTATGTTTTCAATGGTTTCGAGTTCTTCTTCGGTCAGATCATCAACCACTTCCTTAACATCAAAAACCTTGAATTTGCCGGTTTCCAAATTCAATTCCACCTGAATGTTTTGATTTTTTTCGCCATAATCTTTTCTGAAAGCCGCGGCCAAAGCGGATTCGATGGTTTCAATCACCGATTCCTC
The genomic region above belongs to Candidatus Bipolaricaulota bacterium and contains:
- the nusA gene encoding transcription termination factor NusA, coding for MLTEDARIAIKQICAEKNISEESVIETIESALAAAFRKDYGEKNQNIQVELNLETGKFKVFDVKEVVDDLTEEELETIENIRKEREDLREQGVKSEDMPEHEDIRRFNPKTEIELKDAKALKKTAKVGAILKTKLELPGDFGRMAAQTAKQVIIQRLREAERNVLYQQFKEKEGELLNGMVQKREGRNIVIDIDHATTIMPQEEQIRSERYKIGDRLKVYVVSVSLTTKGPEIIVSRKNDNLVKKLFKVEIPEIASDVIEIKAIAREAGSRSKVAVHTESDNIDPIGSCVGQKGARIQTIISELNGEKIDIIKYDENPAKYITNALLPAQVSSISLDEEAKIATVTVPQDQLSLTIGREGQNVRLASKLTGWKINIKEEETGKEISADAKGAEKTKKTSIDDEVGDAKEPEAEVEETPAEKEEHKK